The region GTCTGAGCGGCTCTGATCCGCCTCAGCTTCAGATAACCTGGATTCTTTGTGACGGCCTGGCCCAGCTGAGACAAAGTGACATGTGGTTAAACACCGTGACCACATCGAGAAACAGATTGGCCAAATGAAATGTCAGTCAGATACCATCCTGGCAGCCTCAGCCTCTCCTTCAGCCTGGATGATCTTCTGCCTCTGGTCTTGTTTGGCCTTCTCCACGTAAAATTGTGCCCTCTGTGCCTCTTGTTGAGCTGAAGAGTAAGACAGGTCAAAGGTTAGAGCACAGACTCTGCTTCCATAGGATTTAGGAATAGGAAGTCTAgacacaggaaaaaaatgtgtctatacatttttttttttatttaatacataatTGTTTTAAATTCTATATAACTTATAAATCATCTAATATAGAAGTGAATTAGTGCattatatacacatttttttaactttattttttaattaattaaccatTTAATCTTAATTAAATTAGTCAGGAATTACATTTGACAATTTTGAATAGTGTATATACCATATGTTTTTTGCACAGACTCTAGGGACATCTTGATAATAGAACTGTATTGACAAGTGTCCGCATCAGAGCTAGAAGGTCAGCTGATGATGGCGCCTTGGCAGGTCATTTTGTGGGCGTAGAGACGATGGCCTTACCCACTTGCTTGGCCTCCACGGCAGCCGTGTACTGGCTGCTGAAGCTCAGCTCTGTGATGGACACGTCGTCCAGGATGATGTTAAAGTCTTTGGCTCGCTCAAAAAGCTCCCTGCGCACCAACAGCGACACCTGGAGGACCACACAAGGTGAGCTGGGTGGTAGACGCTGTGGTGGGCACCCAACGGCACATTACCTGCGCTCTTTGCGTGATGAGTTGAGAGGCGTTGAACTTGGCCACCACCGATTTGAGGACCTCATTGACGATGGACGGCAGGACTCTCTCGTCATAGTCCTTGCCCAACCTTTGGTACATGATGGGCAGGTTGGACGCCATTGGGCGGGACAGGACTCTCACGGCGATGTTCACCATCTGTAGGTCTACGTGGCAGACAATGCCGTCACATAGATGGACACTGGAGAGCCTCAATCAGGGCCTGACCTTAAGCGTGCATGTAGGTTACCTTTGCTGCCAGTCAGTGAGGATATCTTTCTGGGTCTGGCTCTGATGTCATAGATGATGGGGTACTGGAACCACGGGATCCTAAAGCACACGTACAAGCTGAGTGGACATCGCTCCATTAACATACAGATCCCTCTGTCAATCAGCTGTTCTCACCTGAAATGAAGCCCCTCAGCCAGGACTGTGTCCATCTGCATCCCGCCAATCCTGTTGAAGACGACTGCTCTGTGACCAC is a window of Doryrhamphus excisus isolate RoL2022-K1 chromosome 5, RoL_Dexc_1.0, whole genome shotgun sequence DNA encoding:
- the LOC131129188 gene encoding prohibitin-2-like yields the protein MASKEPNRLVQHLRDLAGRMSSSGGRGAGLGLKLLLGAGALAYGMKEATYTVEGGHRAVVFNRIGGMQMDTVLAEGLHFRIPWFQYPIIYDIRARPRKISSLTGSKDLQMVNIAVRVLSRPMASNLPIMYQRLGKDYDERVLPSIVNEVLKSVVAKFNASQLITQRAQVSLLVRRELFERAKDFNIILDDVSITELSFSSQYTAAVEAKQVAQQEAQRAQFYVEKAKQDQRQKIIQAEGEAEAARMLGQAVTKNPGYLKLRRIRAAQTIAKTVSTSQNKVYLNADSLVLNLQNQALFENLSLGLKK